CGCGTAGGCTGGATCGATGCGAACACAGCGAGGGTTGGTGGACTACGCGTTGCAGCGTCGTGCCCTGCTCGCCGAGGTCATGTCGGGTCGCACCGGCGTGACCGAGGTCTGTGACGCGACCCCGTACCTGATCCGGGCGGCCAAGTTCCACGGCGTGCCAACGGACGTCAGTTGCCCGGTGTGCCGCAAGGAGCCGCTGACCCACGTCTACTGGGTGTACGGCGACGAGATCAAACACATGGCCGGGTCGGCTCGGCAGCCGGTCGAACTGGAGAAGATGGCCACCGACTTCGGCGAGTTCTCGGTCTACCAGGTCGAGGTCTGCCGGACCTGCTCCTGGAATCACCTGGTCGCCTCGTTCGTCATGGGATTCAAGGGGGAGCAGGCGCCGAAGCGCCGTCGTGTGGTCAAGTAGGGCGTGGAACAACCAGGCTGGTTCGCCGACGCCGTCGTCTATCAGATCTACCCGCGCAGCTTCGCCGACTCCGACGGCGACGGGATCGGTGACCTGCGCGGCGTCATCGGCAAGGTCGACTACCTGGCCGACCTGGGGGTCGACGTCATCTGGCTGTCGCCGGTGTATCCGTCGCCGCAGGACGACAACGGCTACGACATCAGCAACTACCGGGACATCGCGCCCGTGTTCGGGTCGCTGGACATCTTCGACGAGTTGCTCGGCCGGGTCCACGCGCGCGGCATGAAGCTGGTGATGGACCTGGTGGTCAACCACACCAGTGATGAGCATTCCTGGTTCGTCGAGTCCAGCTCCGGCCCCGACAGTGCCAAGCGCGACTGGTACATCTGGCGCCCGGCCCGATCCGGCATGACGGCCGGAGTTCCCGGGGCCGAGCCGACCAACTGGACCTCGTTCTTCTCCGGTCCGGCCTGGCAGCTGGACGAGGCAACCGGCGAGTACTACCTGCACCTGTTCTCGCCCAAACAACCGGATCTGAACTGGGAGAACCCCGACGTCAGATCGGCCGTCCACGAGATGATGCGGTGGTGGCTCGACCGCGGTGTCGACGGCTTCCGGATGGACGTCATCAACATGATCTCCAAGACGCTCCCGCTCACCGACGGCTCGACGGTCGGCTCCGTGATCGGGTCCGAGCAGTTCCTCAACGGGCCCCGCGTCCACGAATACCTGGCCGAGATGCACCGTGAGGTGTTCGCCGGCCGGACCGGGAGGTACCTGACGGTCGGCGAGACCCCCGGCGTGACGGTGGACGATGCGCGGCTCTACACCGACCCGGCCCGGGGCGAGGTGGACATGGTCTTCCAGTTCGACCACGTCGACCTGGACCACGACGGGTCCAAATGGGAGCACATCCCGCTGCGATTGCTCGATCTCAAGGCGTGTTTCGGCCGTTGGCAGGCCGGCCTGGCCGACCTGGGCTGGAACAGCCTGTACTGGAACAACCACGATCAGCCGCGGGTGGTGTCCCGGTTCGGCGACGACGGCCAGCACCGGGCGCGGTCGGCCAAGGCGCTGGCCACCGTGTTGCACCTGCACCGCGGTACGCCGTACGTCTACCAGGGCGAGGAGTTCGGCATGACGAACTTCCCGTTCGCCTCGATCGAGGACTTCCAGGACATCGAATCGATCAACCACTACCGGCAGGCCGTGGCCGGCGGACAGGACCCGGCTGCGGCGATCGCCGCGATGCGCATCGCTGGCCGCGACAACGCCCGCACCCCGGTGCAGTGGGACGCGACACCCCAGGCCGGTTTCACCACCGGGACGCCGTGGCTGGCCGTCAACCCGAACTACGTCGAGATCAACGCGGCCGCCGCGCTGGCCGACCCCGATTCCGTACTGCACCACTACCGGAAGCTGATCGCCCTGCGCCACCTGGAACCAACGGTGGGCCGCGGGGACTTCACCATGGTGCTGCCGCACGACGAACAGATCTACGCGTTCACCCGCCGCCTGGGGCACACCGAGTTGCTGGTGCTGGCCAACTTGTCGGGGGAACCGGCCGATCCCGGACCGCTGCCCGAGTGGGCGGCCGCCGAGATCCTGCTGACCAACGTCCCGGACGGCGCCGCGGTTCTGCTCCCGTGGGAGGCACGGATCCTGCGCCGATCCCTCTGACCGCCGGCCGACCCGTCGTCCGCGGCCCGTGGACGGCGCGGCCCGGGCCACACGCCGCCCACATCGGCCCCAGTACCATCACGCCGTGGACGAACGCGAGCAAGGGCGCACCGGCGACGACGCGGAAGGCCCGCTCACGCCGGAGACGGCCGTGTTCGCCGACACCGAACTGATCCCGGTCGAACCGGTCGAACCGGGGCTCTCCCGTTCGGCCTCCCTCTCGCCCACCGAGCGCGTCATCCCGACCTGGACCGATCCGACCGTCCGCCGCGCCGCCGAGTTGATCGGTGGCCCACTCGGCCGGCACGCGAGCGTCGGCCGGGCGACCTGGCTGACCCCGCTGCGGGTGTGCCTGCTCATGGCCATCGCCGTTCTGATCTTCGGCTGGCTGTTCAAGTCGGCCTGTATCCAGCAGGGTCCGAACGGGGCCGGTGGGGTGACGCTGGACCAGAGCGGTCAGCGGCCCTGGATCACCGGCTGCTACAACGATGTGGTCCCGCTCTACGGCAGCCACAAACTGGACACCCAGGCGTTGCCGTACAAGACGTCCTGGACCGGGGACGACGGCACCGTCCACTACATGGAGTACCCGGTGGTCACCGGCTACTTCATGTGGGCCATGAGCGTCCTGGCGAAGTACTACGTGCAGTTCGCCGGCAACGTCGGCCTCCCGGTGCCGCTGGATGTGGCCGCGTACTTCACCATCGGCGCGATCGTGCTGGCCCTGTTCTACCTGTGGGCGGTCGCCTCGACCGCCCGGATCGCGCGTCGACGCGTGTGGGACGTGGCCATCATGTGCCTGTCCCCGCTGCTCATCGTGCATGCGTTCACCAACTGGGACCTGCTCGCCATCGGCATGACGGCCGGGGCGATGGTCGCCTGGGCTCGGGGCCGGCCGGTCCTCGCCGGGGCACTGATCGGTCTGGGCACGGCCGCCAAGCTGTACCCGGTGCTGCTGCTCGGGCCGATCCTGCTGCTCTGTCTGCGCTCCGGGAGGTATCGGGGACTGATCCGGGCCGCGGTGGCGGGTGCGGTGGTCTGGCTGGCGGTCAACCTGCCGGTGATGGCGCTGTACCCGCAGGGTTGGTACGAATTCATCAAGCTGAACTCCGAGCGGCCGGCCGAGTACGACACCTGGTACGCCATCTACAGCACGTTGTCCGGCAGTCACGTCTTCGACAACGCCAATGGCGCGGACACCCCGACGTTCCTGAACGTCCTCTCGCTGGCCCTGTTCGGCCTGGCCTGCCTGGCCATCGCCTGGTTCGCGCTGTCGGTCCGCCGCCGCCCGCGGCTGGCCCAGCTGATCTTCCTGGTGGTCGCGGCGTTCCTGCTGACCAACAAGGTCTGGTCACCGCAGTACAGCCTGTGGCTGTTGCCACTGGTGGTGCTGGCCCTGCCGCGCTGGCGCCCGGTGCTGGCCTGGCAGTTCGCCGAGGTGGTGACCTGGATGCTGCTGATGTTCTCCTTCGCCGGGGTCGACAACAAGGGCCTGTCGATCTATCCGTTCGTCGCGGCCGCGCTCGTGCGTGACGCGCTGGTCGTCGTGCTGGTGGTCCGGGTGATCCGGGAGATCCTGCGCCCGGCAGAGGACCTGGTCCGGATGGCCGGCGACGACGATCCGTCAGGCGGTGTCTTCGCCAATGCCCCCGACCGTTGGACGCTGCCGTCGATCCCGGTGCTGTGGGCGCGGAAATCGTACGAGGAGCCGGAGGACGCCCGGGAACCGGTACTGGTCGGGGCGGCCGAGCCCGGCGGGTCGCCGGAGGGCGAACGGTCGATCAGCCTGGTCAAGGGCCAGCCGTCCTGACCCGATCCGCCCGGCGGGTCACGAATTTCAGGCCGGACCAGGTGGTGTCGATCGCCGCCACCTTGACATCCACACGTTCGTTGGCCAGTCCGAACTCGCGGACCGATGTCTCGTCGAGATCGGTGACGATGCCCGATGACTTCTTCGGCCAGCAGACCCAGACCGCTCCGGCGACCGTCTGCCGGGCCTTCGCCGGCTCGAACAGACCGTTCAGGGTGGCCCGATCCGGGCAGAACAGCAGCACGACCGGATAGAGCCCACCGGGCATGCGGTCCACCGGCGTCTGCAGCGCGGCGAGGTCGAACGAGAGCGGATCGCCCAGCAGCAGCACGTCGGTGCCGGGCTTGATCCCGAGCTTCGCCGGGAGTGGCGTTCGTGAATATCCGGCCGTCATGCACACATCCTGGCCGGTGGCCGGGTCAGTGGCGGGCGCACCCCCGGACCACGCTGTGGCCGCGGACCCGGCGCGGCGTGGATCCTGCTCCATTTGGGCTGGTCGGGCCCGCGCTGGTAGCCTTCAAGGGTTGTGCTGGGCCCGCCGACGTCGGCGGGCGCCTTCGTGTCAGGGGTTCGTCCTCGAAACCTGAAGGCATGCAACACCCTCCTGCCACGGAAAGACCGTGGCCGACGAGTCCATAGGAGGTGCACGTTGAGCGTATCCACCGCTCCGCGTCACTATGAGCTGCTGCTCATCCTCGATCCCAACCTCGACGAGCGAACTGTTTCGCCGTCGATCGACACCTTCCTGAACGTCATCCGCCAGGGTGGCGGCAGCGTCGAGAACGTCGATATCTGGGGCAAGCGCCGGTTGGCGTTCGAGATCAGAAAGAACCCGGAAGGCATCTACGCCGTCATCAAGGTCACCGCCGCGTCGGCGACCGTGGACGAACTGGATCGTCAGCTGAACCTCAACGAGTCCGTGCTGCGCACCAAGATCACGCGCACCCCGGAGAAGATCCGCGTCCGCCGCACCCGCAACTCCAAGAAGTAGGCCCGGTCATGGCAGGCGACACCGTCATCACGGTGGTTGGGAACCTGACGGCCGATCCCGAACTGCGGTTCACCGCGTCGGGCGCGGCGGTCGCGAACTTCACCGTCGCGTCGACGCCGCGGACCTTCGATCGTGCTTCCAACGAGTGGAAGGACGGCGAGGCTCTCTTCCTGCGCTGCAACATCTGGCGGCAGGCCGCCGAGAACGTGGCCGAGTCCCTCACCCGCGGCTCGCGCGTCATCGTCTCCGGTCGTCTCAAGCAGCGTTCCTTCGAGACGAAGGAAGGCGAGAAGCGCACCGTCATCGAGCTCGAGGTCGACGAGATCGGCCCCTCGCTTCGCTACGCCACGGCCAAGGTCAACCGCGCGAACCGCGGTCCCGAGACCGGCGGCGGCGGCGGATACGGAGCGGGTGGTGGCACCGGCGGTGGCAACTCCGGCGGTGCCGGTTACTCGGGTGGCGGTCGCACCGGCGGCAGTGCACCGGCCGACGATCCCTGGGGCTCCGCGCCTCCGGCCGGCGGCGGGTACAGCGACGAGCCACCCTTCTGACCTTCGGCCCCGCCGATCGGTCGGGACGCGCCTCACGCGTTGCGTTCTTTCACAGCATCTTGAACAGCTAACAATCAACAACACACGACAGACTTCGTCCGTCGTGCATCGATTTCGGAGAAATCAATGCCCAAGCCCCCAGTACGGAAGATCAAGAAGAAGGTCTGCGCGTTCTGCAAGGACAACGCAGCCCCCATCGACTACAAGGACACGAACCTGCTTCGCAAGTTCATCTCCGACCGCGGGAAGATCCGCGCCCGCCGGGTCACCGGCAACTGCACCCAGCACCAGCGCGACGTCGCCACGGCCGTGAAGAACGCCCGTGAAGTCGCCCTGCTGCCGTACACCTCGACCGCTCGATAAGGAAGGGACCACTCATGAAGCTGATTCTGACGACTGATGTCCCGAACCTTGGTGCCCCTGGCGACATCGTCGAGGTCCGTGACGGCTACGGCCGTAACTTCCTGCTCCCGCAGGGCAAGGCCATCGCCGCCACCAAGGGTGCCGAGAAGCAGGTCGCGACCATCAAGCGCGCCCAGCTGGCCCGCGAGATCCGCGGCACCGAGCACGCCAACGAGGTGAAGCAGGCCCTGGAGAAGCTCAACGTCTCCATCACCGCCCGCACCACCGGCGACGGCACCAAGCTGTTCGGCTCCATCACCACGGTTGACGTCGCCGCCGCCATCAAGGCCGCCGGCGGTCCGACGCTCGACAAGCGCACCATCGACACCGCCGGACACATCAAGTCCATCGGGTCGCACCCGGTCTCGATCAAGCTGCACCCTGGCGTCACCGCCACGGTGTCGCTGGTCGTCAAGGCCGGCTGACCGCTCGACAGCACTCCTGAAGGGCCCTCGGACCGCGGTCCGGGGGCCCTTTTGCGCTGTCCGGGCGTCGGCTTGCCTACAGGGAGCAATCGAGCGTGTCCGTTCGGGTGAACGTGACCAGGCTCATGCCCACAGTGTGCCAACGGACCGATATTCTCGGTCGGTATGCTGGCCACGACATGCGGCAAACGTGTGAAGAACATCAGATGAACGCGACAAGCTAACGCGGCGTGATCAGGCCGGGTGGGGGCGCGTCGGACCTGGGAGGAAGGCTCGTGACGAGCTGCCGTTTGTGCGGGCACCACGACTTGATCAGTGTGCTGGACCTGGGGGCCACCCCGCCGTGTGAGTTGTTCCTGACGGCGGACGCACTCGACTCGCCGGAAATGACATATCCGCTGCACCTGCGGTTGTGCCCGGAATGCCTGCTGCTGCAGATCCCGGCGCTGATCACCCCCGAGGACACCTTCACCGACTACGCGTACTACGCCTCGTACTCCACGTCCTGGGTGGAGCACGCAGGCCGGTTCGTGACCGCCGCGGTCGAGCGGGCCGGCCTGACGTCCGACTCTCTCGTCGTCGAGGTCGCTTCCAACGACGGCTATCTGTTGCAGCACGTCGTGCGGAGGGGCATCGAATGCCTGGGCATCGAGCCCTCGGTGAACGTCGGACAGGCCGCTCGTGAAATCGGCGTACCCACCCGCACGGACTTCCTGGACGAGAAGGTCGCGGCCGAGGTCCGCGCCGAGCACGGGCCGGCCGACCTGGTGGTGGCCAACAACGTCTACGCGCACATCCCCGATCTGCTCGGTTTCACCCGGTCGCTCCGCACCCTGCTGGCCGACGACGGCTACCTGTCGATCGAGGTGCACCACGCGCTGAACCTGGTGCGGGAGGCCCAGTTCGACACGATCTACCACGAGCACTTCCAGTACTACACGGTGCTGTCGGCCCAGCGGGCCCTGGCCACCGCCGGGCTCACCGTGGTCGACGTCGAACTCCTGCCGACCCACGGTGGATCGATCCGCGTCTGGGCCCGCCCGGAGACCGCCGCCGCTGACATCGCCCCGTCCGTGCAAGCGGTGCTGGACCTCGAACGCGAGGCCGGGCTGCACCAGGTCGATGGATACCTCGACCTGGCTCCGCGGGCCGCCACCATCCGACAGGAGTTGCTGGGCTTCCTGCTGGACTGCGCGAAGACCGGTACCACCGTCGCCGGATACGGCGCGCCGGGCAAGGGCAACACCCTGCTGAACTTCTGCGGCATCCGACCCGACCTGCTGCCGTACACGGTGGACCGCAATCCGTACAAGCACGGACGTTTCACCCCGGGTACCCGCATCCCCATCCTGCCCCCCGACCAGATCGACCTCGACCGGCCGGATGTCGTGCTGGTGCTGCCCTGGAACCTGAGACCCGAACTCACCGCCCAACTGGCCCACATAGCGGAGTGGGGCGGCCGGCTGCTGTTCCCGCTGCCCACCCTCACGTTGATCGACCCGGCCGACCGCCCGACGGAAATGGAGCTCACGCGATGAAGGTCGTTCTGTTCTGCGGCGGGTTCGGCATGCGGATGCGGGAAGGACGCCCGGGCGAATCGACCGTCGAGATCCCGAAGCCGATGCAGATGGTCGGGCCCCGGCCGCTGCTCTGGCACGTGATGCGGTACTACGCCCATTTCGGCCACACCGAGTTCATCCTCTGCCTCGGCTACGGAGCGCAGGCCATCAAGGACTATTTCCTGCACTACGAGGAGACGGCCTCCAACGATTTCGTCCTCCGCGGCGGGCAGGTGGAGCTGCTCTCCACCGACATCAGTGCCTGGACCATCAAATTCGTGCACACCGGCACCGCATCGCCGATCGGTGAACGGCTCCGACGGGTGCGATCGCACCTGGACGGTGACGAGATGTTCCTGGCCAACTACGCCGACGTCCTGTCCGACGCCCCGCTGGACGTGATGATCGACCAGTTCAAGAACTCCGGCGCCGCCGCCTCGATGACGGTGGTCCCGCCCCAGTCCTCCTTCCACTGCGTCGATCTCGGGGCGGACGGCAACGTCACCTCGATCACCCCGGTGAGCCGACTGCCGCTGTGGGAGAACGGCGGATACTTCGTGCTGACCCAGGAGGTGTTCGACCACCTCCCGGAGAACGGCGACCTGGTCGAGGATGCATGCGGTGCCCTGGCCGCGCAGGGCCGGCTGATGGCCTACCGTCACGAGGGATTCTGGAAGCCGGCCGATACGTTCAAGGAACGGGCCGAGCTCGACGCGGCCTGGGCTTCCGGTGACCGACCGTGGATGGTCTGGCGTGACGACAAGCCAATTCCGGTCTGATCACGTGAAATCCTTGACGCCAGGCCGGATCTCCGAGGTGGTCGTCCTCGGCGCCCACTGCGACGACATCGCCATCGGGGCCGGCGGGATGCTGCTCGGACTGTGTCGGGCCAACCCCGGGGTCCGGGTCACCGCGGTCGTGCTGACCGGCGGCGGGACCGAGCGGGAGGACGAGGAACACGCTGCGCTGCAGGCATTCTGCCCCGGCGCTGACCTCACCGTCACGGTGTCCGCACTGCCCGACGGGCGGCTGCCCGTGCACTGGGAGACGACCAAGGACGCCATCGCCGCGGCCCGCGGCCCGGTGCCCCCTGACCTGGTGCTCGCGCCCCAGCGTCTCGACGCCCACCAGGACCACCGGCTGGTGGCCGAGATCGCCCCGACCGTCTTCCGGGACAGCCTGATCCTCGGATACGAGATCCTCAAGTGGGAGGGCGATCTCCCGACGGTCACCGTGTACCAGCCGCTCGCCGACGAGCTCGCGCAGGCCAAGGCCGACCTGCTCGGGCAGCACTATCGCAGCCAGGCCGGACACGACTGGTTCGACCGCGAGGCCTTTCTCGCTCTGCTGCGGATCCGCGGGGCACAGTGCCACACCCGTTACGCCGAAGGCTTTGTCACCGAGAAGATCACGGTGGACCTCACCTCCGGTTCCCTTCACCCGAAAGAACGAGTCTGACCATGCGCGTACTTCTGACCGGACACCTCGGCTACCTGGGCACGGTGATGGCGCCGATCCTGTCCGCCGCCGGCCACGACGTCCTCGGTCTGGATTCCGGGCTGTTCGCCGGGTCGATCCTGGGCGAGGTCCCGGCCGACCCCAAGGGCCTCGCGGTCGACCTGCGGGACGTCCAGCCCGAGCACCTGGCCGGCTTCGACGCCGTCATCCACCTGGCTGCGCTGTCCAACGACCCGCTCGGATCGCTGGCCCCCCAACTGACCTACGACATCAACCACACGGCGTCCACCCGGTTGGCCCGGCTGGCCAAAGACGCCGGGGTCTCGCGTTTCCTTTACGCCTCGACCTGTTCGGTGTACGGCACGGCCGGTGACGCGCTGGTCGCCGAGGACGCTCCGCTGCGTCCGGTCACGCCGTACGCGGAGTCGAAGGTACTCGTCGAGGATGATCTGCGAGCTCTGGCCGACGAGGACTTCTCGCCGGTCTTCCTGCGGAACGCGACGGCTTTCGGCTTCTCGCCGCGGCTGCGGGCCGACATCGTGCTCAACAATCTGGTCGGGCACGCGGTGCTCACCGGCACCGTACGGGTGATGTCGGACGGCACCCCGTGGCGTCCGCTGGTGCATGCGCGAGACATCGCCGGGGCCTTCGCCGAGGCGCTGGTCGTCCCGCGGGAAGCCGTGCACAACAGGGCCTTCAACGTGGGTACCGAGGTGAACAATCTGACCGTGGCCCAGATCGCTCAGCACGTGGTCGAGGCGGTCCCCGGGTCGGAGTTGCTGATCACCGGCGAGAGCGGCCCCGACCCGCGTTCCTACCGGGTGGACTTCTCCGCGATCCGGGCCGCGATGCCGAACTACCGCGCGAGCTGGTCGGTGCCCGACGGCGCCCGGGAGCTGGCCGAGAAGTACGTGGCCTCGGGCCTCACCGCCG
This window of the Nakamurella panacisegetis genome carries:
- a CDS encoding glycosyltransferase family protein encodes the protein MKVVLFCGGFGMRMREGRPGESTVEIPKPMQMVGPRPLLWHVMRYYAHFGHTEFILCLGYGAQAIKDYFLHYEETASNDFVLRGGQVELLSTDISAWTIKFVHTGTASPIGERLRRVRSHLDGDEMFLANYADVLSDAPLDVMIDQFKNSGAAASMTVVPPQSSFHCVDLGADGNVTSITPVSRLPLWENGGYFVLTQEVFDHLPENGDLVEDACGALAAQGRLMAYRHEGFWKPADTFKERAELDAAWASGDRPWMVWRDDKPIPV
- the rpsR gene encoding 30S ribosomal protein S18, producing the protein MPKPPVRKIKKKVCAFCKDNAAPIDYKDTNLLRKFISDRGKIRARRVTGNCTQHQRDVATAVKNAREVALLPYTSTAR
- a CDS encoding single-stranded DNA-binding protein; its protein translation is MAGDTVITVVGNLTADPELRFTASGAAVANFTVASTPRTFDRASNEWKDGEALFLRCNIWRQAAENVAESLTRGSRVIVSGRLKQRSFETKEGEKRTVIELEVDEIGPSLRYATAKVNRANRGPETGGGGGYGAGGGTGGGNSGGAGYSGGGRTGGSAPADDPWGSAPPAGGGYSDEPPF
- a CDS encoding PIG-L deacetylase family protein — its product is MKSLTPGRISEVVVLGAHCDDIAIGAGGMLLGLCRANPGVRVTAVVLTGGGTEREDEEHAALQAFCPGADLTVTVSALPDGRLPVHWETTKDAIAAARGPVPPDLVLAPQRLDAHQDHRLVAEIAPTVFRDSLILGYEILKWEGDLPTVTVYQPLADELAQAKADLLGQHYRSQAGHDWFDREAFLALLRIRGAQCHTRYAEGFVTEKITVDLTSGSLHPKERV
- the rplI gene encoding 50S ribosomal protein L9, producing the protein MKLILTTDVPNLGAPGDIVEVRDGYGRNFLLPQGKAIAATKGAEKQVATIKRAQLAREIRGTEHANEVKQALEKLNVSITARTTGDGTKLFGSITTVDVAAAIKAAGGPTLDKRTIDTAGHIKSIGSHPVSIKLHPGVTATVSLVVKAG
- a CDS encoding class I SAM-dependent methyltransferase translates to MTSCRLCGHHDLISVLDLGATPPCELFLTADALDSPEMTYPLHLRLCPECLLLQIPALITPEDTFTDYAYYASYSTSWVEHAGRFVTAAVERAGLTSDSLVVEVASNDGYLLQHVVRRGIECLGIEPSVNVGQAAREIGVPTRTDFLDEKVAAEVRAEHGPADLVVANNVYAHIPDLLGFTRSLRTLLADDGYLSIEVHHALNLVREAQFDTIYHEHFQYYTVLSAQRALATAGLTVVDVELLPTHGGSIRVWARPETAAADIAPSVQAVLDLEREAGLHQVDGYLDLAPRAATIRQELLGFLLDCAKTGTTVAGYGAPGKGNTLLNFCGIRPDLLPYTVDRNPYKHGRFTPGTRIPILPPDQIDLDRPDVVLVLPWNLRPELTAQLAHIAEWGGRLLFPLPTLTLIDPADRPTEMELTR
- a CDS encoding DUF5318 domain-containing protein, which produces MRTQRGLVDYALQRRALLAEVMSGRTGVTEVCDATPYLIRAAKFHGVPTDVSCPVCRKEPLTHVYWVYGDEIKHMAGSARQPVELEKMATDFGEFSVYQVEVCRTCSWNHLVASFVMGFKGEQAPKRRRVVK
- a CDS encoding glycosyltransferase family 87 protein translates to MDEREQGRTGDDAEGPLTPETAVFADTELIPVEPVEPGLSRSASLSPTERVIPTWTDPTVRRAAELIGGPLGRHASVGRATWLTPLRVCLLMAIAVLIFGWLFKSACIQQGPNGAGGVTLDQSGQRPWITGCYNDVVPLYGSHKLDTQALPYKTSWTGDDGTVHYMEYPVVTGYFMWAMSVLAKYYVQFAGNVGLPVPLDVAAYFTIGAIVLALFYLWAVASTARIARRRVWDVAIMCLSPLLIVHAFTNWDLLAIGMTAGAMVAWARGRPVLAGALIGLGTAAKLYPVLLLGPILLLCLRSGRYRGLIRAAVAGAVVWLAVNLPVMALYPQGWYEFIKLNSERPAEYDTWYAIYSTLSGSHVFDNANGADTPTFLNVLSLALFGLACLAIAWFALSVRRRPRLAQLIFLVVAAFLLTNKVWSPQYSLWLLPLVVLALPRWRPVLAWQFAEVVTWMLLMFSFAGVDNKGLSIYPFVAAALVRDALVVVLVVRVIREILRPAEDLVRMAGDDDPSGGVFANAPDRWTLPSIPVLWARKSYEEPEDAREPVLVGAAEPGGSPEGERSISLVKGQPS
- a CDS encoding DUF3052 domain-containing protein codes for the protein MTAGYSRTPLPAKLGIKPGTDVLLLGDPLSFDLAALQTPVDRMPGGLYPVVLLFCPDRATLNGLFEPAKARQTVAGAVWVCWPKKSSGIVTDLDETSVREFGLANERVDVKVAAIDTTWSGLKFVTRRADRVRTAGP
- a CDS encoding alpha-glucosidase — encoded protein: MEQPGWFADAVVYQIYPRSFADSDGDGIGDLRGVIGKVDYLADLGVDVIWLSPVYPSPQDDNGYDISNYRDIAPVFGSLDIFDELLGRVHARGMKLVMDLVVNHTSDEHSWFVESSSGPDSAKRDWYIWRPARSGMTAGVPGAEPTNWTSFFSGPAWQLDEATGEYYLHLFSPKQPDLNWENPDVRSAVHEMMRWWLDRGVDGFRMDVINMISKTLPLTDGSTVGSVIGSEQFLNGPRVHEYLAEMHREVFAGRTGRYLTVGETPGVTVDDARLYTDPARGEVDMVFQFDHVDLDHDGSKWEHIPLRLLDLKACFGRWQAGLADLGWNSLYWNNHDQPRVVSRFGDDGQHRARSAKALATVLHLHRGTPYVYQGEEFGMTNFPFASIEDFQDIESINHYRQAVAGGQDPAAAIAAMRIAGRDNARTPVQWDATPQAGFTTGTPWLAVNPNYVEINAAAALADPDSVLHHYRKLIALRHLEPTVGRGDFTMVLPHDEQIYAFTRRLGHTELLVLANLSGEPADPGPLPEWAAAEILLTNVPDGAAVLLPWEARILRRSL
- the rpsF gene encoding 30S ribosomal protein S6, translated to MSVSTAPRHYELLLILDPNLDERTVSPSIDTFLNVIRQGGGSVENVDIWGKRRLAFEIRKNPEGIYAVIKVTAASATVDELDRQLNLNESVLRTKITRTPEKIRVRRTRNSKK
- a CDS encoding NAD-dependent epimerase/dehydratase family protein; amino-acid sequence: MRVLLTGHLGYLGTVMAPILSAAGHDVLGLDSGLFAGSILGEVPADPKGLAVDLRDVQPEHLAGFDAVIHLAALSNDPLGSLAPQLTYDINHTASTRLARLAKDAGVSRFLYASTCSVYGTAGDALVAEDAPLRPVTPYAESKVLVEDDLRALADEDFSPVFLRNATAFGFSPRLRADIVLNNLVGHAVLTGTVRVMSDGTPWRPLVHARDIAGAFAEALVVPREAVHNRAFNVGTEVNNLTVAQIAQHVVEAVPGSELLITGESGPDPRSYRVDFSAIRAAMPNYRASWSVPDGARELAEKYVASGLTADGFANDFVRLAVLNRRLAAGSLGADLRVAQANA